Proteins encoded together in one Lepisosteus oculatus isolate fLepOcu1 chromosome 2, fLepOcu1.hap2, whole genome shotgun sequence window:
- the pax8 gene encoding paired box protein Pax-8 isoform X2 has protein sequence MSHATGRGHGGLNQLGGMFVNGRPLPEVIRQRIVDMAHQGVRPCDISRQLRVSHGCVSKILGRYYETGSIKPGVIGGSKPKVATPKVVEKIAEYKRQNPTMFAWEIRDRLLAEGVCDNDTVPSVSSINRIIRTKVQQPFNLPLDSKGLSPGHTLIPSSAVTPPESPQSDSLGSTYSISGLLGITQGATEGKRKHDDSDQESCRLSVDSQGSGGGPRKQIRPDHFPAQHLDGLDCSFDRHHYPPDTFASPSHGKTEQALYPLSLINGSLEEGKAALSTSTAAIGRNLTAHQGYSVVSDHLQPLPLCLKQEVSLEVPNSSSSPSVMPNPAFLELQPIQAAVSVSSSGGGSSHLSHAFNTFSHHAPVYGQFSSQPLIAGRDMVSSTLPGYPPHIPASGQTGYSSSAIAGMVAGGDYSSNAYAHSPYTSYSEAWRFTNSGILGSPYYYGSATRTAPPSAAAAYDHL, from the exons ATGTCCCACGCCACCGGACGAG GGCATGGGGGTCTAAACCAACTAGGCGGGATGTTTGTGAACGGCCGGCCTCTGCCCGAGGTGATCCGGCAGCGCATCGTGGACATGGCCCACCAGGGGGTGCGGCCCTGCGACATCTCCCGGCAGCTCCGCGTCAGCCACGGCTGCGTCAGCAAGATCCTGGGCCG GTACTATGAGACGGGCAGCATCAAGCCCGGAGTGATCGGCGGCTCGAAGCCAAAGGTGGCCACTCCGAAGGTGGTGGAGAAGATCGCGGAGTACAAGAGGCAGAACCCCACCATGTTTGCCTGGGAGATCCGGGACAGGCTGCTGGCCGAGGGAGTGTGTGACAACGACACTGTCCCCAGCGTGAGCTCCATCAACAG GATCATCAGGACAAAAGTGCAGCAGCCCTTCAACCTCCCACTGGACAGCAAGGGGCTGAGTCCAGGACACACACTGA TCCCCAGCTCGGCAGTGACCCCCCCTGAGTCTCCCCAGTCCGACTCTCTGGGCTCCACCTACTCCATCAGCGGACTGCTGGGCATCACCCAGGGCGCCACCGAAGGCAAGAGAAAACACGACGACA GTGACCAGGAGAGCTGCCGCCTCAGCGTGGACTCGCAGGGCAGCGGCGGAGGTCCCCGGAAGCAGATCCGCCCCGATCACTTCCCCGCGCAGCACCTGGACGGCCTGGACTGCAGTTTCGACAGGCACCACTACCCCCCGGACACCTTCGCCTCGCCCAGCCATGGCAAGACGGAGCAG gCCCTTTACCCCCTCTCGCTCATCAACGGTAGCTTAGAGGAGGGCAAGGCCGCCCTCTCTACATCGACAGCTGCGATCGGTCGGAATCTCACGGCCCACCAGGGCTACTCTGTAGTGTCAG ACCACCTGCAGCCCCTCCCACTGTGTCTGAAACAGGAAGTCTCCCTAGAAGTGCCAAACTCCAGCTCCTCCCCCAGTGTCATGCCTAATCCGGCCTTCCTTGAGCTCCAGCCAATCCAGGCTGCCGTCTCTGTCAGCAGCAGTGGTGGAGGCTCCTCCCACCTGTCACATGCCTTCAACACTTTCTCTCACCATGCCCCAGTGTATGGGCAGTTCAGCAGTCAGCCCCTAATCGCAG GTCGGGACATGGTGAGCTCCACTCTCCCTGGCTACCCCCCACACATCCCAGCCAGTGGTCAGACGGGCTACTCCTCCTCTGCAATCGCTGGGATGGTGGCAG GTGGAGATTACTCAAGCAATGCCTACGCTCACTCCCCCTACACCTCGTACAGCGAAGCCTGGAGGTTCACTAATTCCGGAATACTGG GCTCACCCTACTACTACGGTTCTGCAACACGGACAGCGCCTCCTTCTGCCGCAGCAGCCTATGACCACCTCTAG
- the pax8 gene encoding paired box protein Pax-8 isoform X3 codes for MFVNGRPLPEVIRQRIVDMAHQGVRPCDISRQLRVSHGCVSKILGRYYETGSIKPGVIGGSKPKVATPKVVEKIAEYKRQNPTMFAWEIRDRLLAEGVCDNDTVPSVSSINRIIRTKVQQPFNLPLDSKGLSPGHTLIPSSAVTPPESPQSDSLGSTYSISGLLGITQGATEGKRKHDDSDQESCRLSVDSQGSGGGPRKQIRPDHFPAQHLDGLDCSFDRHHYPPDTFASPSHGKTEQALYPLSLINGSLEEGKAALSTSTAAIGRNLTAHQGYSVVSDHLQPLPLCLKQEVSLEVPNSSSSPSVMPNPAFLELQPIQAAVSVSSSGGGSSHLSHAFNTFSHHAPVYGQFSSQPLIAGRDMVSSTLPGYPPHIPASGQTGYSSSAIAGMVAGGDYSSNAYAHSPYTSYSEAWRFTNSGILGSPYYYGSATRTAPPSAAAAYDHL; via the exons ATGTTTGTGAACGGCCGGCCTCTGCCCGAGGTGATCCGGCAGCGCATCGTGGACATGGCCCACCAGGGGGTGCGGCCCTGCGACATCTCCCGGCAGCTCCGCGTCAGCCACGGCTGCGTCAGCAAGATCCTGGGCCG GTACTATGAGACGGGCAGCATCAAGCCCGGAGTGATCGGCGGCTCGAAGCCAAAGGTGGCCACTCCGAAGGTGGTGGAGAAGATCGCGGAGTACAAGAGGCAGAACCCCACCATGTTTGCCTGGGAGATCCGGGACAGGCTGCTGGCCGAGGGAGTGTGTGACAACGACACTGTCCCCAGCGTGAGCTCCATCAACAG GATCATCAGGACAAAAGTGCAGCAGCCCTTCAACCTCCCACTGGACAGCAAGGGGCTGAGTCCAGGACACACACTGA TCCCCAGCTCGGCAGTGACCCCCCCTGAGTCTCCCCAGTCCGACTCTCTGGGCTCCACCTACTCCATCAGCGGACTGCTGGGCATCACCCAGGGCGCCACCGAAGGCAAGAGAAAACACGACGACA GTGACCAGGAGAGCTGCCGCCTCAGCGTGGACTCGCAGGGCAGCGGCGGAGGTCCCCGGAAGCAGATCCGCCCCGATCACTTCCCCGCGCAGCACCTGGACGGCCTGGACTGCAGTTTCGACAGGCACCACTACCCCCCGGACACCTTCGCCTCGCCCAGCCATGGCAAGACGGAGCAG gCCCTTTACCCCCTCTCGCTCATCAACGGTAGCTTAGAGGAGGGCAAGGCCGCCCTCTCTACATCGACAGCTGCGATCGGTCGGAATCTCACGGCCCACCAGGGCTACTCTGTAGTGTCAG ACCACCTGCAGCCCCTCCCACTGTGTCTGAAACAGGAAGTCTCCCTAGAAGTGCCAAACTCCAGCTCCTCCCCCAGTGTCATGCCTAATCCGGCCTTCCTTGAGCTCCAGCCAATCCAGGCTGCCGTCTCTGTCAGCAGCAGTGGTGGAGGCTCCTCCCACCTGTCACATGCCTTCAACACTTTCTCTCACCATGCCCCAGTGTATGGGCAGTTCAGCAGTCAGCCCCTAATCGCAG GTCGGGACATGGTGAGCTCCACTCTCCCTGGCTACCCCCCACACATCCCAGCCAGTGGTCAGACGGGCTACTCCTCCTCTGCAATCGCTGGGATGGTGGCAG GTGGAGATTACTCAAGCAATGCCTACGCTCACTCCCCCTACACCTCGTACAGCGAAGCCTGGAGGTTCACTAATTCCGGAATACTGG GCTCACCCTACTACTACGGTTCTGCAACACGGACAGCGCCTCCTTCTGCCGCAGCAGCCTATGACCACCTCTAG
- the pax8 gene encoding paired box protein Pax-8 isoform X1, which yields MWKTCTELSRPEAVKILARSDMIGHGGLNQLGGMFVNGRPLPEVIRQRIVDMAHQGVRPCDISRQLRVSHGCVSKILGRYYETGSIKPGVIGGSKPKVATPKVVEKIAEYKRQNPTMFAWEIRDRLLAEGVCDNDTVPSVSSINRIIRTKVQQPFNLPLDSKGLSPGHTLIPSSAVTPPESPQSDSLGSTYSISGLLGITQGATEGKRKHDDSDQESCRLSVDSQGSGGGPRKQIRPDHFPAQHLDGLDCSFDRHHYPPDTFASPSHGKTEQALYPLSLINGSLEEGKAALSTSTAAIGRNLTAHQGYSVVSDHLQPLPLCLKQEVSLEVPNSSSSPSVMPNPAFLELQPIQAAVSVSSSGGGSSHLSHAFNTFSHHAPVYGQFSSQPLIAGRDMVSSTLPGYPPHIPASGQTGYSSSAIAGMVAGGDYSSNAYAHSPYTSYSEAWRFTNSGILGSPYYYGSATRTAPPSAAAAYDHL from the exons ATGTGGAAGACATGCACAGAGTTGTCTAGACCAGAGGCTGTAAAAATACTAGCTAGATCCGACATGATTG GGCATGGGGGTCTAAACCAACTAGGCGGGATGTTTGTGAACGGCCGGCCTCTGCCCGAGGTGATCCGGCAGCGCATCGTGGACATGGCCCACCAGGGGGTGCGGCCCTGCGACATCTCCCGGCAGCTCCGCGTCAGCCACGGCTGCGTCAGCAAGATCCTGGGCCG GTACTATGAGACGGGCAGCATCAAGCCCGGAGTGATCGGCGGCTCGAAGCCAAAGGTGGCCACTCCGAAGGTGGTGGAGAAGATCGCGGAGTACAAGAGGCAGAACCCCACCATGTTTGCCTGGGAGATCCGGGACAGGCTGCTGGCCGAGGGAGTGTGTGACAACGACACTGTCCCCAGCGTGAGCTCCATCAACAG GATCATCAGGACAAAAGTGCAGCAGCCCTTCAACCTCCCACTGGACAGCAAGGGGCTGAGTCCAGGACACACACTGA TCCCCAGCTCGGCAGTGACCCCCCCTGAGTCTCCCCAGTCCGACTCTCTGGGCTCCACCTACTCCATCAGCGGACTGCTGGGCATCACCCAGGGCGCCACCGAAGGCAAGAGAAAACACGACGACA GTGACCAGGAGAGCTGCCGCCTCAGCGTGGACTCGCAGGGCAGCGGCGGAGGTCCCCGGAAGCAGATCCGCCCCGATCACTTCCCCGCGCAGCACCTGGACGGCCTGGACTGCAGTTTCGACAGGCACCACTACCCCCCGGACACCTTCGCCTCGCCCAGCCATGGCAAGACGGAGCAG gCCCTTTACCCCCTCTCGCTCATCAACGGTAGCTTAGAGGAGGGCAAGGCCGCCCTCTCTACATCGACAGCTGCGATCGGTCGGAATCTCACGGCCCACCAGGGCTACTCTGTAGTGTCAG ACCACCTGCAGCCCCTCCCACTGTGTCTGAAACAGGAAGTCTCCCTAGAAGTGCCAAACTCCAGCTCCTCCCCCAGTGTCATGCCTAATCCGGCCTTCCTTGAGCTCCAGCCAATCCAGGCTGCCGTCTCTGTCAGCAGCAGTGGTGGAGGCTCCTCCCACCTGTCACATGCCTTCAACACTTTCTCTCACCATGCCCCAGTGTATGGGCAGTTCAGCAGTCAGCCCCTAATCGCAG GTCGGGACATGGTGAGCTCCACTCTCCCTGGCTACCCCCCACACATCCCAGCCAGTGGTCAGACGGGCTACTCCTCCTCTGCAATCGCTGGGATGGTGGCAG GTGGAGATTACTCAAGCAATGCCTACGCTCACTCCCCCTACACCTCGTACAGCGAAGCCTGGAGGTTCACTAATTCCGGAATACTGG GCTCACCCTACTACTACGGTTCTGCAACACGGACAGCGCCTCCTTCTGCCGCAGCAGCCTATGACCACCTCTAG
- the pax8 gene encoding paired box protein Pax-8 isoform X4, translated as MWKTCTELSRPEAVKILARSDMIGHGGLNQLGGMFVNGRPLPEVIRQRIVDMAHQGVRPCDISRQLRVSHGCVSKILGRYYETGSIKPGVIGGSKPKVATPKVVEKIAEYKRQNPTMFAWEIRDRLLAEGVCDNDTVPSVSSINRIIRTKVQQPFNLPLDSKGLSPGHTLIPSSAVTPPESPQSDSLGSTYSISGLLGITQGATEGKRKHDDSDQESCRLSVDSQGSGGGPRKQIRPDHFPAQHLDGLDCSFDRHHYPPDTFASPSHGKTEQALYPLSLINGSLEEGKAALSTSTAAIGRNLTAHQGYSVVSGRDMVSSTLPGYPPHIPASGQTGYSSSAIAGMVAGGDYSSNAYAHSPYTSYSEAWRFTNSGILGSPYYYGSATRTAPPSAAAAYDHL; from the exons ATGTGGAAGACATGCACAGAGTTGTCTAGACCAGAGGCTGTAAAAATACTAGCTAGATCCGACATGATTG GGCATGGGGGTCTAAACCAACTAGGCGGGATGTTTGTGAACGGCCGGCCTCTGCCCGAGGTGATCCGGCAGCGCATCGTGGACATGGCCCACCAGGGGGTGCGGCCCTGCGACATCTCCCGGCAGCTCCGCGTCAGCCACGGCTGCGTCAGCAAGATCCTGGGCCG GTACTATGAGACGGGCAGCATCAAGCCCGGAGTGATCGGCGGCTCGAAGCCAAAGGTGGCCACTCCGAAGGTGGTGGAGAAGATCGCGGAGTACAAGAGGCAGAACCCCACCATGTTTGCCTGGGAGATCCGGGACAGGCTGCTGGCCGAGGGAGTGTGTGACAACGACACTGTCCCCAGCGTGAGCTCCATCAACAG GATCATCAGGACAAAAGTGCAGCAGCCCTTCAACCTCCCACTGGACAGCAAGGGGCTGAGTCCAGGACACACACTGA TCCCCAGCTCGGCAGTGACCCCCCCTGAGTCTCCCCAGTCCGACTCTCTGGGCTCCACCTACTCCATCAGCGGACTGCTGGGCATCACCCAGGGCGCCACCGAAGGCAAGAGAAAACACGACGACA GTGACCAGGAGAGCTGCCGCCTCAGCGTGGACTCGCAGGGCAGCGGCGGAGGTCCCCGGAAGCAGATCCGCCCCGATCACTTCCCCGCGCAGCACCTGGACGGCCTGGACTGCAGTTTCGACAGGCACCACTACCCCCCGGACACCTTCGCCTCGCCCAGCCATGGCAAGACGGAGCAG gCCCTTTACCCCCTCTCGCTCATCAACGGTAGCTTAGAGGAGGGCAAGGCCGCCCTCTCTACATCGACAGCTGCGATCGGTCGGAATCTCACGGCCCACCAGGGCTACTCTGTAGTGTCAG GTCGGGACATGGTGAGCTCCACTCTCCCTGGCTACCCCCCACACATCCCAGCCAGTGGTCAGACGGGCTACTCCTCCTCTGCAATCGCTGGGATGGTGGCAG GTGGAGATTACTCAAGCAATGCCTACGCTCACTCCCCCTACACCTCGTACAGCGAAGCCTGGAGGTTCACTAATTCCGGAATACTGG GCTCACCCTACTACTACGGTTCTGCAACACGGACAGCGCCTCCTTCTGCCGCAGCAGCCTATGACCACCTCTAG